In Oceaniferula flava, one genomic interval encodes:
- a CDS encoding DUF7133 domain-containing protein, with protein sequence MKLSSHTRILLTASLSLVCLPGFAQQGNRKGHDMTDPIPIDSIPPSPYLDLDDALKSFKMAPGFVIEPVAAGEDVDMSVALSFDANGRAWSCEMRSYMPDLDGNGEQKPNGRIRVLEDTNGDGKIDRTTTFLDGLVLPRAVAVTSDGCLYTSKDVLYFIKRDGLKPVGEPVVVDAEYAIGGNPEHKANGLLLGHDNWYYNAKSNKRYRRVKGQWQIEKTNNRGQWGVAKDNAGNLYHNSNSVLLVGDVFPPMFMRGNSHYTPKARISERVGTNKTNPIHMTPGVNRAYMKDILDKDGKLANATAAAGMTIYRGDNFPASAVGMGFTTEPAGDLIKAIQIERDQWNKPKGSHPYGDKEFLASDDEWFLPCNIYTAPDGTLWIVDMYFGLLQHKTYMTSYLRRQYVHRKLDQPKPSTGRIYRVRYEKNKVSEVPKLEGLTPAQWIPYLSHANGTIRDTAQRLLVESGDLSIVDALVKVVADRTNPLAQIHAMWTLEGLDSITAPALIPALKSDHTDVVNNALNLVATLRLKDETLQKAIVSLPENTRTLHAQIKALAATGSSDEALKLTESHLKAPWVRETLISGLGAEVVSFRKEHSKLSDGKLDKLVSAATKATQQADVVKKAPGSHLKGKALESFNRGKNVYINKAACFACHGQEGEGMDNMGPPLDKSEWVTGDITRFTKILLHGMTGPITVAGKKYSPPLAMPGLKDNHAISDQDLADVITFTRNSWSNKASAGDVNEVRKVRASTQDQATPYQAKDLQ encoded by the coding sequence ATGAAGCTCTCATCGCACACACGCATCCTCCTCACCGCATCGCTGAGTCTGGTCTGCCTTCCTGGTTTCGCCCAGCAAGGGAACCGCAAAGGGCATGATATGACCGATCCGATACCGATCGATTCCATCCCGCCTTCGCCCTACCTCGATCTCGACGATGCGCTGAAATCCTTTAAAATGGCACCTGGTTTTGTCATCGAACCGGTAGCCGCTGGCGAAGATGTCGACATGTCGGTGGCACTGTCGTTTGATGCCAACGGCCGTGCCTGGTCGTGTGAAATGCGAAGCTACATGCCGGATCTCGATGGCAATGGTGAACAAAAACCCAACGGTCGCATCCGCGTTCTGGAAGATACCAATGGCGATGGCAAAATCGACCGAACCACCACCTTCCTCGATGGTCTGGTGCTGCCGCGTGCCGTGGCCGTCACCAGCGACGGTTGCCTCTACACCAGCAAGGACGTTCTGTATTTCATCAAACGCGATGGTCTGAAGCCCGTGGGCGAACCGGTCGTGGTCGATGCCGAATACGCCATTGGCGGCAACCCGGAGCACAAGGCGAACGGCCTGCTGCTGGGTCATGACAACTGGTATTACAACGCCAAATCTAACAAACGCTACCGCCGCGTCAAAGGCCAATGGCAGATTGAGAAAACCAACAACCGCGGCCAATGGGGCGTGGCCAAGGACAATGCCGGTAACCTTTACCACAATAGCAACAGCGTCCTGCTCGTCGGCGATGTGTTCCCTCCGATGTTCATGCGCGGAAACTCCCACTACACGCCGAAGGCTAGGATTTCCGAGCGTGTGGGAACGAACAAAACCAACCCCATCCACATGACCCCAGGTGTCAACCGCGCCTACATGAAGGATATTTTGGATAAGGATGGCAAGCTGGCCAATGCCACCGCTGCAGCCGGCATGACCATCTACCGGGGCGACAACTTCCCAGCCTCCGCCGTGGGCATGGGCTTCACCACCGAACCAGCTGGTGACTTAATCAAGGCAATCCAGATCGAACGCGACCAGTGGAACAAACCCAAAGGATCCCACCCTTATGGCGACAAGGAATTCCTCGCCAGCGACGATGAGTGGTTCCTGCCCTGCAACATCTACACCGCCCCGGACGGCACGCTGTGGATCGTCGATATGTATTTCGGCCTGTTGCAGCACAAAACCTACATGACCAGCTACCTGCGCCGCCAGTATGTGCACCGCAAGCTCGACCAGCCAAAGCCGTCGACCGGTCGCATCTACCGCGTGCGTTACGAGAAAAATAAAGTCTCCGAGGTGCCGAAACTCGAGGGCCTAACGCCTGCTCAATGGATCCCATACCTCAGCCACGCCAATGGCACCATCCGCGACACCGCCCAGCGCCTGCTCGTGGAGTCCGGCGATCTTAGCATCGTCGATGCGCTGGTAAAGGTGGTGGCCGATCGCACCAATCCCCTCGCTCAGATCCACGCCATGTGGACCTTGGAAGGGCTCGACAGCATCACCGCCCCAGCCCTCATCCCGGCTCTGAAAAGCGATCACACGGATGTCGTCAACAACGCTCTCAACCTCGTCGCCACCCTGCGACTCAAGGACGAAACGCTGCAAAAGGCGATCGTCTCCCTGCCCGAGAACACCCGCACACTGCATGCCCAAATCAAGGCACTGGCCGCCACAGGATCCAGCGATGAGGCACTGAAATTGACCGAAAGCCATCTCAAGGCCCCCTGGGTCCGTGAAACATTGATCAGCGGACTCGGCGCCGAGGTGGTGAGCTTCCGCAAGGAGCACAGCAAACTCTCCGATGGCAAACTCGACAAGCTCGTCAGCGCCGCGACCAAAGCTACCCAGCAGGCAGATGTGGTGAAAAAAGCCCCCGGATCGCATCTCAAGGGGAAAGCCCTGGAATCGTTCAACCGCGGTAAAAACGTCTACATTAACAAGGCCGCCTGTTTCGCCTGCCACGGCCAAGAAGGCGAAGGCATGGACAACATGGGGCCTCCCCTGGACAAGTCAGAGTGGGTCACCGGAGACATCACACGCTTCACCAAAATCTTGCTGCACGGCATGACCGGGCCGATCACCGTGGCTGGCAAAAAATACAGTCCCCCACTGGCCATGCCCGGCCTGAAGGACAACCACGCCATCTCCGATCAAGACCTTGCGGACGTCATCACCTTCACACGGAACAGCTGGAGCAACAAAGCCTCGGCTGGCGACGTCAATGAAGTCCGCAAAGTCAGAGCATCCACCCAGGATCAAGCCACCCCCTATCAGGCAAAAGACCTCCAGTAG
- a CDS encoding 3-keto-disaccharide hydrolase produces MHLARLTTFIAAAAVFTSATLHAEPAAAEAKDSKTIALFDGKTLDGWKIVGGNGQFKVEDGCIVGHGENVKGNTFLRTEKTYGDFELTFEFKFDDRSGNSGLMFRALQKPSKDGNGRVYGYQCEGDNGHARSWTAGLFDEKRRGWLFPDKKNKEQCAKFTAQGQKLFKWDDWNTIVIRCEGNHIQTWLNGEQRVDFTDTDKKDDTREGFFGLQVHSGKSCHVRWRNLQLKQL; encoded by the coding sequence ATGCACCTAGCTCGATTAACCACCTTCATTGCGGCCGCTGCCGTATTCACCTCCGCAACTCTCCATGCCGAACCTGCAGCCGCAGAGGCCAAGGATAGCAAGACCATCGCCCTGTTCGATGGCAAAACCCTCGATGGTTGGAAAATCGTTGGCGGCAACGGCCAGTTCAAGGTTGAGGACGGCTGCATCGTGGGTCACGGCGAGAACGTGAAGGGCAACACCTTCCTGCGCACCGAGAAGACCTACGGCGACTTCGAACTCACCTTTGAGTTCAAGTTTGACGATCGCAGTGGCAACTCCGGCCTAATGTTCCGCGCCCTGCAAAAACCATCCAAAGATGGCAATGGTCGCGTCTACGGCTACCAGTGCGAAGGCGACAATGGCCACGCCCGCTCATGGACGGCAGGCCTGTTCGATGAGAAACGCCGCGGCTGGCTTTTCCCCGATAAGAAAAACAAAGAACAGTGCGCCAAGTTCACAGCTCAAGGTCAAAAACTCTTCAAATGGGACGACTGGAACACCATCGTGATCCGCTGCGAAGGCAACCACATCCAGACCTGGCTCAATGGCGAACAACGCGTCGATTTCACAGACACCGATAAGAAAGACGACACCCGCGAGGGCTTCTTCGGCCTCCAGGTGCACAGTGGAAAATCCTGCCATGTTCGCTGGCGCAACTTGCAGCTGAAGCAACTCTAA
- a CDS encoding sugar phosphate isomerase/epimerase family protein, giving the protein MKLTGFADEAALDLATQIKATKELGWDYISARGIDGKNIHDLSDKAFDTACGQLEDAGIKIAEFGSLIGSWSKKIDSDFTLTMDEVERCIPRMQRLGTEIVRVMSYAQEPWGEDQREHERFRRLRAVTARFSEAGITVAHENCMNYGGFSSGHTLRLIEEVPGLRLIFDTGNPVFQRDRSQEEPQPWQDAWQFYQDVREHIIHIHIKDCRNPKSDDVEPEYVFPGDGQAYVPAIIDDLKANDYDGFIAIEPHVATVFHAKSDEVDWQQCYDSYVKYGKAMEGIIAGSD; this is encoded by the coding sequence ATGAAACTCACCGGATTCGCCGACGAAGCGGCGCTCGACCTCGCCACCCAGATCAAAGCTACTAAGGAGCTCGGCTGGGATTACATCTCCGCCCGCGGCATCGATGGCAAGAACATCCACGACCTGAGCGACAAGGCATTCGACACCGCCTGCGGCCAGCTCGAGGACGCCGGGATCAAGATCGCCGAGTTCGGATCGTTGATCGGTAGTTGGTCGAAAAAAATCGACAGCGACTTCACCCTCACCATGGATGAAGTCGAGCGCTGCATTCCCCGGATGCAACGGCTCGGCACCGAGATCGTCCGCGTCATGTCCTACGCCCAAGAACCATGGGGCGAGGACCAGCGGGAGCACGAACGCTTCCGTCGCCTGCGCGCCGTCACCGCCCGCTTCAGCGAGGCCGGCATCACCGTGGCGCATGAGAACTGCATGAACTACGGCGGCTTTTCCAGCGGCCACACCCTGCGCCTCATCGAGGAAGTCCCCGGCCTGCGCCTGATCTTCGACACCGGCAATCCGGTCTTCCAACGCGACCGCTCCCAGGAGGAACCTCAGCCGTGGCAGGACGCATGGCAATTTTACCAAGACGTGCGCGAGCACATCATCCACATCCACATCAAAGACTGTCGGAATCCGAAAAGTGACGACGTCGAGCCGGAGTATGTTTTCCCGGGCGATGGTCAGGCCTATGTGCCGGCGATCATCGATGACCTCAAGGCGAACGATTACGACGGCTTCATCGCCATCGAGCCCCATGTGGCAACGGTTTTCCACGCCAAGTCGGATGAGGTGGATTGGCAACAGTGCTACGACAGCTACGTCAAATACGGCAAGGCAATGGAAGGAATCATCGCTGGCTCGGATTAG
- a CDS encoding Gfo/Idh/MocA family protein, which translates to MKFGIIGAGMIGRFHAKAITDMDGGSLHSVFDLNQERAETLASDFGAKAYSDMDAFLADSDLEIVTVGTPSGAHLDPTLAALNAGKHAIVEKPLEVTLERIDQLIAAAKENGKTLAAVLNRRFHPGMKAFKKAADEGRFGTLASASAYIKWYRDQAYYDSAGWRGTWALDGGGALMNQSIHTVDALIHLAGPVKSVQANTVCLAHERIEVEDHCVAVLEFENGARGVIEASTCCWSKDGHPARVQLSGTEGSVFLADESFESWDFMEEKPEDAEIKETLMKGQEAGLGANDPTAINTYQHQRNFEEVVQAIAEGREPTTSSAEARKPVAVITAIYESAQNDGKKILL; encoded by the coding sequence ATGAAATTCGGAATTATTGGAGCCGGTATGATCGGCCGTTTTCACGCCAAGGCCATCACCGACATGGACGGCGGATCGCTTCACTCGGTCTTTGATCTCAACCAGGAGCGCGCCGAGACATTGGCCAGCGACTTTGGGGCGAAGGCTTACTCGGACATGGATGCTTTCCTCGCGGACAGTGACTTGGAAATTGTCACCGTCGGCACTCCCAGCGGCGCCCACCTCGATCCCACACTTGCTGCCCTCAATGCAGGAAAACACGCGATCGTTGAGAAGCCCTTAGAAGTCACTCTCGAGCGCATCGATCAACTCATCGCCGCGGCGAAAGAAAACGGCAAGACGCTCGCCGCTGTGCTGAACCGCCGTTTCCACCCGGGCATGAAGGCATTTAAAAAAGCCGCAGATGAAGGACGCTTCGGCACCCTCGCTTCGGCATCCGCCTACATCAAATGGTATCGCGATCAGGCTTACTACGATTCCGCAGGCTGGCGCGGCACATGGGCGCTCGACGGCGGTGGTGCGCTGATGAACCAATCGATCCATACGGTCGACGCCCTGATCCACCTCGCCGGACCCGTGAAAAGTGTGCAGGCGAATACCGTCTGCCTCGCCCACGAACGCATCGAGGTCGAAGACCATTGCGTAGCGGTGTTGGAATTTGAAAATGGCGCCCGCGGCGTGATTGAGGCATCCACCTGCTGCTGGTCGAAAGACGGCCACCCGGCCCGTGTGCAGCTGTCAGGAACGGAAGGTTCGGTATTTCTTGCCGATGAATCCTTCGAGAGCTGGGACTTCATGGAGGAAAAACCGGAAGACGCTGAGATCAAGGAAACGCTGATGAAAGGCCAGGAAGCAGGACTCGGCGCCAACGATCCCACCGCGATCAATACCTACCAGCACCAGCGCAACTTCGAGGAGGTGGTGCAAGCCATTGCCGAAGGCCGCGAACCGACCACTTCGTCCGCCGAAGCCAGAAAACCGGTCGCCGTCATCACCGCGATCTACGAGTCCGCGCAAAACGACGGCAAAAAGATCCTCCTCTAA
- a CDS encoding divalent metal cation transporter → MSDPLTRAQNGGFLTKLGIYAKLSGPGWIQAAVTLGGGSLVGALYLGVIGGYEFLWLQPLAMLCGIVMLAAISYVTLSTDERPFRTVEKKISPALAWGWLIATVIADTVFCAAQFALGTGAITGNLGFDVNPYVITVSFFIISLSLIAISQKEGKASRIIDNVLKGLVAIIVLAFMGVVVTLAAKGAINWGHLFGGLIPDFTALFRPTDQINTAIQATGEQSAYWTEYVTTQQRSKIIAAFGTAVGINMTFLLPYSLKKKGWGKEHRELSRFDLGLGLFIPFILGASALVISSAASFHAKHADVIDAQGKPLAGMEGIYNEVLDKRIASTNKEFANLNDEDKAAARLTVPLPEKQLAAMLSNRKASNLAKSLEPFLGKGAQIIFGIGVLAMAISTMLVHMMMNGYAISEAVNKVGSAKVFLIGAAMPAIAGLFSPHLWSGESKAAMAVPASVIATTLLPIAYLAFILLMNSKSALGNEIPKKRALINILMIISAGVASFASIWALSGKGLPGQLGMGALAILAIVGIIGFVKNNKIA, encoded by the coding sequence ATGTCAGACCCTCTCACTCGCGCCCAGAACGGCGGATTCCTCACCAAACTCGGCATTTACGCCAAACTCAGCGGCCCGGGCTGGATCCAGGCGGCGGTCACCCTCGGCGGAGGTTCACTCGTCGGTGCGCTCTACCTCGGCGTAATCGGCGGCTATGAGTTCCTCTGGCTGCAACCACTGGCCATGCTGTGCGGTATCGTCATGCTGGCGGCCATTTCCTACGTCACCCTCTCCACCGATGAGCGACCCTTCCGCACCGTGGAGAAAAAAATCTCCCCCGCACTCGCCTGGGGCTGGCTGATTGCCACCGTGATTGCCGACACCGTTTTCTGCGCCGCCCAGTTTGCGCTGGGAACCGGGGCGATCACCGGCAACTTGGGCTTCGATGTGAACCCCTATGTCATCACCGTTTCCTTCTTCATCATCTCGCTGTCACTGATTGCAATCTCCCAAAAGGAAGGCAAGGCGTCACGCATCATCGATAATGTGCTGAAGGGTCTGGTCGCCATCATCGTGCTCGCGTTCATGGGAGTGGTTGTCACGCTTGCGGCTAAGGGAGCCATCAACTGGGGCCACCTCTTCGGCGGTCTCATTCCTGACTTCACTGCCCTTTTCCGACCCACCGATCAGATCAACACCGCCATCCAAGCCACTGGAGAACAATCGGCTTATTGGACCGAATACGTCACCACCCAGCAGCGTTCTAAAATCATCGCCGCCTTCGGCACCGCCGTAGGGATCAACATGACCTTCCTGCTGCCTTACTCTCTGAAGAAAAAAGGCTGGGGCAAAGAGCACCGCGAGCTCTCACGCTTCGATCTCGGTCTGGGTCTGTTCATCCCCTTTATCCTCGGAGCCTCGGCGCTGGTGATCTCATCAGCTGCCAGTTTCCACGCGAAACATGCCGACGTCATCGACGCTCAGGGCAAACCGCTCGCCGGAATGGAGGGCATCTACAACGAGGTGTTAGACAAACGCATTGCCAGCACCAACAAGGAATTCGCCAATCTCAACGACGAGGACAAAGCCGCAGCGCGCCTCACCGTTCCCCTTCCGGAAAAACAACTCGCCGCGATGCTCTCCAACCGCAAGGCCTCCAACCTCGCCAAGTCGCTGGAGCCATTCCTCGGCAAAGGTGCCCAGATCATTTTCGGCATCGGCGTTCTCGCCATGGCAATTTCCACCATGCTGGTGCACATGATGATGAACGGCTACGCCATCTCGGAAGCTGTGAACAAGGTTGGCAGCGCCAAGGTCTTCTTGATCGGTGCCGCCATGCCTGCCATCGCCGGCCTGTTTTCCCCCCACCTTTGGTCGGGCGAATCGAAGGCCGCCATGGCCGTGCCAGCCTCCGTCATCGCCACCACCCTTTTACCCATCGCCTACCTCGCCTTTATCCTCCTGATGAACTCGAAGTCAGCCCTCGGAAATGAAATCCCCAAGAAGCGCGCATTGATCAACATCCTGATGATCATCTCGGCAGGGGTTGCCAGCTTTGCCTCGATCTGGGCACTGAGCGGCAAAGGTCTGCCCGGTCAACTCGGCATGGGAGCCCTCGCCATCCTGGCCATCGTCGGTATCATCGGCTTCGTCAAAAACAACAAAATCGCCTAA
- a CDS encoding SDR family oxidoreductase, whose protein sequence is MNYLDSLFDLKGKVAVIIGGTGELCGHMANGLAQAGVEVVLAGRDASKADAKLDAISEAGGKGYFVATDLSKKDSLESLLEQVVVKSGRIDILINGAGVNSPTPFLEITDEELENIMSINFGATVQACQVFGRYFLEQGAPASIINLGSISGLNPLSRVFTYSASKAAVHNLSKNLAREWADKDIRVNTLVPGFFPAEQNRKVLDESRVLEILRNTPMSRFGNPDELIGAVLLLASCKAGSFITGTEMIVDGGFDAMSI, encoded by the coding sequence ATGAATTATCTCGATTCTCTCTTCGACCTCAAAGGCAAAGTCGCCGTCATCATCGGCGGCACCGGCGAACTCTGCGGACACATGGCCAACGGCCTCGCCCAAGCCGGCGTGGAGGTGGTTCTCGCCGGCCGTGACGCCAGCAAGGCGGACGCCAAACTCGACGCCATCTCAGAAGCAGGAGGCAAAGGTTATTTCGTCGCCACCGATCTCAGCAAGAAGGACTCGCTGGAGTCGCTGCTTGAACAAGTGGTGGTCAAATCCGGTCGCATCGACATCCTGATCAATGGTGCCGGAGTCAACTCGCCGACCCCATTTTTGGAAATCACCGACGAGGAGCTCGAAAACATCATGAGCATCAACTTCGGCGCCACCGTGCAAGCCTGCCAGGTGTTCGGCAGATACTTCCTCGAGCAAGGCGCGCCCGCTTCCATCATCAATCTCGGCTCCATTTCCGGACTGAATCCGCTCTCGCGTGTGTTCACCTACTCGGCCTCAAAAGCCGCCGTGCACAACCTCAGCAAAAACCTCGCCAGAGAGTGGGCCGACAAGGATATCCGCGTGAACACGCTGGTGCCAGGCTTCTTCCCCGCCGAACAAAACCGCAAGGTGCTCGATGAATCCCGCGTTTTGGAAATCCTGCGCAACACGCCGATGTCGCGCTTTGGAAATCCGGACGAGCTCATTGGCGCTGTGCTGCTGTTAGCTTCCTGCAAGGCCGGCAGCTTCATCACCGGCACAGAAATGATCGTCGATGGCGGATTCGACGCCATGAGCATCTAA
- the uxaC gene encoding glucuronate isomerase — MYLNKDVFLDTETARHLYHEVAADLPVIDFHTHLNQQEILDDHRFADLWELWLKHDHYKWRLMRGCGVEEKFITGDASPWEKFEAFAKIMPMAVGNPVHHWAHLELQRVFSIHTVLSADTAETIWNNANQQLADDPSLSVRGLLEKFKVKLVCTTDDPAADLSVHGKLGSEDTVVTLPTFRPDLAMAVDRPEVFTEWIQKLQACVGQPISDFQSLIDALKKRHADFHAVGCRLSDHGLPFCPNGYDDNTDRDELDNIFTQATCGRTAANKDEQELFASAIMSHVAAWNAEKDWTMQLHLGPLRNVNPTMFERTGPDSGFDTMGAWPQTEALVDFLGALQKQAALPRTIVYNLNPNESAAICCAAQNFQDASCPGKVQYGPAWWHLDHKRGIIEQLDLLMSLGAIGTSVGMLTDSRSFTSYVRHEYFRRLLCQLIGQAVEAGEIPDDSAQLNALITHICYENASRYFNWPTAL, encoded by the coding sequence ATGTATTTGAACAAGGACGTCTTTCTCGATACCGAAACCGCGCGCCACCTCTACCATGAGGTCGCCGCCGATCTTCCGGTGATCGATTTCCACACCCACTTGAACCAGCAAGAGATCCTCGACGATCATCGCTTCGCTGACCTCTGGGAGCTTTGGCTGAAACATGATCACTACAAATGGCGCCTGATGCGCGGCTGTGGTGTGGAGGAAAAGTTTATCACCGGAGACGCCAGCCCCTGGGAGAAATTCGAAGCCTTTGCGAAGATCATGCCGATGGCCGTGGGCAATCCGGTGCACCACTGGGCGCACTTGGAACTGCAGCGAGTCTTCAGCATCCACACTGTGCTCTCCGCCGATACCGCCGAGACGATTTGGAACAATGCCAACCAACAACTCGCCGATGATCCATCGCTGAGCGTGCGTGGCTTGTTAGAAAAATTCAAGGTCAAGCTCGTCTGCACCACCGATGATCCGGCAGCCGATCTCTCGGTGCACGGAAAACTGGGCAGTGAAGACACGGTGGTCACCCTCCCCACCTTCCGGCCCGACCTCGCCATGGCGGTCGATCGCCCCGAAGTCTTCACCGAGTGGATTCAGAAGCTGCAAGCATGCGTCGGCCAGCCGATCTCCGATTTCCAAAGCCTGATCGATGCACTGAAAAAGCGCCACGCCGACTTCCACGCCGTCGGTTGTCGACTCTCCGATCACGGCCTGCCCTTCTGCCCGAACGGCTACGATGACAACACCGACCGCGATGAGTTGGACAACATCTTCACCCAGGCCACCTGCGGCAGAACTGCGGCAAACAAGGACGAGCAGGAGCTTTTCGCCTCCGCCATCATGAGTCACGTCGCCGCCTGGAACGCGGAGAAAGACTGGACCATGCAGCTGCACCTCGGTCCACTGCGCAATGTGAACCCGACCATGTTCGAGCGCACCGGACCGGACTCCGGCTTCGATACCATGGGTGCCTGGCCACAGACCGAAGCCCTCGTCGATTTCCTCGGTGCTCTGCAAAAGCAGGCCGCCCTGCCACGCACCATCGTCTACAATCTCAACCCAAACGAAAGTGCCGCCATCTGCTGCGCGGCCCAGAATTTCCAGGACGCCAGCTGCCCGGGCAAAGTGCAATACGGCCCAGCCTGGTGGCACCTCGACCACAAACGCGGCATCATCGAGCAGCTCGATCTGCTGATGTCGCTCGGCGCGATCGGCACCTCCGTCGGCATGCTCACCGACTCCCGCTCGTTCACCTCATACGTCCGTCACGAATACTTCCGCCGGCTTCTCTGTCAGCTCATCGGCCAAGCCGTGGAAGCTGGAGAAATACCAGACGACAGCGCCCAGCTGAATGCCCTCATCACCCATATTTGCTACGAGAATGCCAGCCGGTATTTCAACTGGCCCACCGCACTCTAA
- a CDS encoding Ldh family oxidoreductase gives MNIISVEEHNALVQAAYEARGFKSDEALDAAEMCAAATWHGNRTHNALKALHLDDLFGSKNGGCVPGADIDVVENRFSAAEVWNSNKKLGQSVAKRAFDRAIELAEQHGIGMVSVDNCFHYLWGGGYVIEAAKRGYIAYTNCTSTLAEVVPFGGKTPTLGTNPHSWGFPTTEALGYPICIDWATSTCAMGRVQQLKREGKELPPMAAVDADGNPTTDPNQVAALLPFGAHKGYGLSLINEITGAFIGGSLPAHRGRTSPSADEKNSTSFFFQIIHPDAMSGGAFAAGRDQAGNVKAVIENILGPGNENCLLPGQLEAQAAQESEKAGGLLFSDAELAELNEIAEALGRPALTVIS, from the coding sequence ATGAACATCATTTCTGTCGAAGAACATAACGCCCTGGTGCAAGCCGCCTACGAGGCCCGTGGGTTTAAATCCGATGAGGCGCTCGATGCCGCCGAGATGTGCGCCGCAGCCACCTGGCACGGCAACCGCACCCACAACGCCCTCAAGGCCCTGCACCTCGACGATCTCTTCGGTTCGAAAAACGGAGGCTGTGTGCCAGGAGCGGATATCGACGTGGTGGAGAACCGCTTTTCCGCCGCCGAGGTTTGGAACTCGAACAAGAAGCTCGGCCAATCGGTCGCCAAACGTGCCTTCGATCGCGCGATCGAACTCGCCGAGCAACACGGCATCGGCATGGTCAGCGTGGACAACTGCTTCCACTACCTCTGGGGCGGCGGCTACGTCATCGAGGCCGCCAAGCGCGGCTACATCGCCTACACCAACTGCACCTCCACCCTCGCCGAGGTGGTTCCCTTCGGCGGCAAAACCCCGACACTCGGCACCAACCCCCACAGCTGGGGATTCCCCACCACCGAGGCACTGGGCTACCCGATTTGTATCGACTGGGCCACGTCCACCTGCGCCATGGGCCGGGTGCAGCAGCTCAAGCGCGAGGGTAAGGAATTGCCGCCAATGGCTGCCGTGGATGCCGATGGCAACCCGACCACCGACCCGAACCAAGTCGCCGCCCTGCTCCCCTTCGGCGCACACAAGGGCTACGGCCTCTCCCTGATCAACGAAATCACCGGTGCCTTCATCGGAGGCTCGCTGCCCGCGCACCGTGGCCGCACTTCTCCAAGTGCCGATGAGAAAAACAGCACCTCGTTCTTCTTCCAGATCATCCACCCGGACGCCATGTCCGGTGGTGCCTTTGCCGCGGGTCGCGATCAGGCAGGCAACGTCAAGGCAGTGATAGAAAACATCCTCGGACCAGGTAATGAAAACTGCCTGCTGCCCGGTCAGTTAGAAGCACAAGCCGCCCAAGAGTCTGAAAAAGCAGGCGGTCTCCTCTTCAGCGATGCCGAGCTGGCGGAGCTCAACGAGATCGCCGAGGCACTTGGCCGCCCCGCCCTGACCGTCATTTCCTAA